Proteins from a single region of Acidobacteriota bacterium:
- a CDS encoding class I SAM-dependent rRNA methyltransferase, whose product MKRAVVTKNGARRVRGGHLWIYRSDVKKVTADGGDQVTVFDESGNFVGQAFYSDSSEITLRIFTTSDETIGDDFWRGRIRAAHARRNLLATNAFRVVNSEADLVPSLIIDNYNGVFVIQTLTQGTEKLKDVFTRIIVEEFAPIAVVERNDAKVRMRENLPLVSGVLFGEVPGELFIEQDGIAFRIAPLDGQKTGSFLDQRENHLAVRRFAKGRALDCFTFNGGFAMNFARVCDDVLAIDISEDAIQLAKANAAANGLSNIRFEAANVFDALRELEKSGEKFDTIVLDPPAFVKTKAALRSAVRGYKEINLRALKLLNDDGILVTCSCSFHFSEAIFLETLESAARDAKRRIHLLEKRTQSSDHPILLGVPETYYLKCLVLRVLQQ is encoded by the coding sequence ATGAAAAGAGCGGTTGTCACGAAAAACGGTGCGCGGCGAGTTCGCGGGGGACATCTTTGGATTTACAGAAGCGACGTCAAAAAGGTAACTGCCGATGGCGGCGATCAGGTGACGGTCTTCGATGAATCCGGGAACTTTGTCGGCCAAGCATTCTACAGTGACTCCTCGGAGATCACGTTAAGAATCTTCACAACGTCCGACGAAACGATTGGCGACGATTTCTGGCGCGGACGCATTCGGGCCGCACACGCCCGACGAAACCTGTTGGCGACGAACGCGTTTCGGGTCGTCAACTCCGAAGCCGATCTCGTCCCGTCGCTGATTATCGATAACTACAATGGGGTCTTCGTCATCCAGACACTCACCCAAGGCACTGAAAAACTGAAGGACGTGTTCACGCGCATCATCGTCGAGGAGTTCGCTCCCATTGCCGTCGTTGAAAGAAATGACGCCAAGGTCCGAATGCGGGAGAACCTTCCGCTCGTGAGCGGCGTTCTTTTTGGTGAGGTCCCGGGCGAACTCTTCATCGAACAGGACGGGATCGCCTTTCGAATCGCGCCGCTCGACGGACAGAAGACCGGCTCGTTCCTCGATCAGCGCGAAAATCATCTTGCCGTACGCCGTTTCGCCAAGGGCCGGGCGCTCGATTGTTTCACTTTCAACGGCGGATTCGCGATGAATTTCGCGCGGGTCTGTGACGATGTCCTGGCGATCGACATTTCGGAGGATGCGATCCAACTGGCGAAGGCGAATGCCGCGGCGAACGGGCTATCGAACATCAGGTTCGAGGCGGCGAACGTCTTTGATGCACTTCGCGAACTTGAAAAATCGGGCGAGAAGTTCGACACGATCGTGCTCGACCCGCCGGCGTTCGTCAAAACCAAAGCGGCTTTGAGATCTGCCGTGCGCGGCTACAAGGAAATCAATCTCCGGGCGCTCAAGCTCTTGAATGACGACGGAATTCTGGTCACGTGCAGCTGCTCCTTTCACTTTTCCGAGGCGATCTTTCTCGAAACGCTCGAGTCCGCCGCGCGCGACGCTAAACGCCGGATCCATCTCCTCGAGAAACGGACACAATCTTCCGACCACCCGATCCTGCTCGGCGTTCCCGAGACCTACTATCTGAAGTGTTTGGTTTTGCGTGTATTGCAGCAGTGA
- a CDS encoding S41 family peptidase — MSKKAVFGVLILIAVSAVAGGLFGKIRSSTAGDSVSAASIAADYREALDVIDANYVSEVSHEEVSEKSIQSMLWSLDPHSSYFTTEEFRKLFEDQQSQFFGIGVSILQHRDGVYIQSIIPNTPADKAGLRYGDRFLEVDGKDAKDWTSQEVSKNVRGIQGTSVNVKVERIGNSKPLDFQIVRGGVPLPSIRNYFMLRDGIGYVGLSGGFQETTADELDEAIGNLSKQGMKSLILDLRNNPGGLLPQAIKVVSRFVPEDKTVVSVKGRSRYAKSQELLSEGGNIHDFPLVVMINGGSASASEIVAGAVQDYNRGVIVGSDSFGKGLVQRIFQLPFGTGLTLTTARYYTPLGRSLQRDYSNGSIYDYYTHNGEGEAGDESKPKPVGSPVTTADGRTLYGGRGIEPDVKATPLAFNALRGRLNEAAFYFARQLVAGEVNGFEDYRRPKQTFALVIAPNDLAVNERLFEAFRTFAAADKKNGLTVENINSQAEYAKSRLRQELATASYSSEAGTQVFLEVDPQVLKAIEAMAEAKKLVVEGKR; from the coding sequence ATGAGCAAAAAGGCAGTTTTCGGAGTCTTGATACTGATCGCGGTGAGCGCCGTGGCCGGCGGGCTGTTCGGCAAAATACGCAGTTCGACGGCCGGTGATTCGGTCTCGGCGGCGTCGATCGCGGCCGACTATCGCGAAGCGCTCGACGTTATCGACGCCAATTACGTCAGCGAAGTCAGCCACGAAGAGGTGTCCGAGAAGTCTATCCAGAGTATGCTCTGGTCGCTCGATCCGCACTCGTCGTATTTCACGACCGAAGAGTTTCGGAAACTGTTTGAGGACCAGCAGTCGCAGTTTTTCGGAATCGGCGTTTCGATTCTGCAGCATCGCGACGGCGTTTACATCCAGTCGATCATTCCGAACACCCCCGCCGACAAGGCAGGGCTTCGGTATGGCGACCGGTTTCTGGAAGTCGACGGCAAAGACGCCAAGGATTGGACGAGCCAGGAAGTTTCCAAGAACGTTCGCGGAATCCAAGGAACAAGCGTCAATGTCAAGGTCGAACGCATCGGAAACTCGAAACCGCTCGATTTTCAGATCGTCCGAGGCGGCGTTCCGCTGCCGTCGATCAGAAACTACTTTATGCTCCGCGACGGCATCGGTTATGTCGGGCTGAGCGGCGGATTTCAGGAAACGACGGCGGACGAACTCGACGAGGCCATCGGGAACCTTTCGAAACAGGGGATGAAGAGCCTCATTCTCGACCTGCGCAACAACCCGGGCGGGCTTCTCCCGCAGGCGATCAAGGTCGTCAGCCGATTCGTGCCCGAAGACAAAACGGTCGTCTCCGTAAAGGGCCGCTCGCGCTATGCGAAATCGCAGGAACTGCTGTCGGAAGGCGGCAATATTCACGACTTTCCGCTGGTGGTTATGATCAACGGCGGTTCGGCCTCGGCCTCGGAGATCGTCGCCGGCGCGGTTCAGGATTATAACCGCGGCGTGATCGTCGGCAGCGACAGTTTCGGCAAGGGACTTGTTCAGCGCATCTTTCAGCTTCCGTTCGGTACCGGATTGACACTGACGACGGCGAGGTATTACACCCCGCTCGGACGTTCTCTCCAGCGCGATTATTCGAACGGTTCGATCTACGACTATTACACGCACAACGGCGAGGGAGAGGCAGGCGACGAGAGCAAACCGAAACCGGTCGGGAGTCCTGTCACGACGGCAGACGGACGGACGCTTTACGGCGGCCGCGGGATCGAACCCGACGTTAAAGCGACGCCGCTCGCTTTCAACGCGCTTCGCGGACGGCTCAACGAGGCGGCATTCTATTTTGCGCGGCAGTTGGTTGCCGGAGAGGTGAATGGATTTGAGGATTATCGGCGCCCGAAACAGACCTTCGCGCTCGTTATCGCTCCGAATGATCTCGCCGTTAACGAGCGTCTTTTCGAAGCGTTTCGCACGTTCGCCGCGGCGGACAAGAAGAATGGATTGACGGTCGAGAATATCAACAGTCAAGCCGAATACGCGAAGTCGCGTCTGCGTCAGGAACTCGCAACCGCGAGTTATTCGTCAGAGGCGGGAACGCAGGTCTTTCTTGAGGTCGATCCGCAGGTCCTGAAGGCGATCGAAGCGATGGCCGAAGCGAAGAAGCTTGTGGTAGAGGGTAAACGGTAG
- a CDS encoding glycosyltransferase family 2 protein, whose product MKPELSIVIPAFEEQGRLGDSARTILKFIADNQLAAELIIVDDGSNDSTAEVARAVCGEFPEIKSQVIRYEQNRGKGYAVKTGLLAAEGDIALFSDADLSTPIGELSKLVDPIRDDRFDLTFGSRALDRSLIGTHQPWRREQGGKVFNLIVRTLTGLPFWDTQCGFKAFNMKKFRPLLEKMTIERFGFDVEFLFVAQLKGLRLAEIPVRWDHDERTKVDVFRDSRRMFNEVREIRRNAKRGVY is encoded by the coding sequence ATGAAACCTGAACTCTCCATCGTGATTCCGGCATTCGAAGAGCAGGGCCGGCTCGGCGATTCGGCGCGGACGATTCTCAAATTCATCGCCGACAATCAGCTCGCGGCCGAGCTAATCATCGTCGACGACGGGTCAAACGATTCTACCGCCGAGGTCGCTCGCGCGGTCTGCGGCGAGTTTCCCGAAATCAAATCGCAAGTCATACGCTACGAGCAAAATCGGGGCAAGGGCTACGCGGTCAAAACCGGACTGCTGGCTGCGGAAGGCGACATCGCGCTGTTCAGCGACGCCGATCTCTCGACGCCGATCGGGGAACTCTCCAAACTGGTCGATCCGATCCGCGACGACCGCTTCGATCTGACTTTCGGCTCGCGCGCGCTCGACCGCAGCCTGATCGGAACGCACCAGCCCTGGCGCCGCGAACAGGGCGGAAAGGTCTTCAATCTGATCGTCCGCACCTTGACCGGATTGCCGTTCTGGGACACGCAGTGCGGCTTCAAGGCGTTCAATATGAAGAAGTTCCGGCCGCTTCTCGAAAAGATGACGATCGAGCGATTCGGCTTCGACGTCGAGTTTCTGTTTGTCGCGCAGCTCAAAGGACTGCGCCTCGCCGAAATTCCGGTCCGCTGGGATCACGATGAACGCACAAAGGTCGACGTCTTTCGGGACAGCCGGCGGATGTTCAACGAAGTCCGCGAGATCAGGCGGAATGCGAAACGCGGAGTGTACTGA